In the genome of Cyclopterus lumpus isolate fCycLum1 chromosome 19, fCycLum1.pri, whole genome shotgun sequence, the window ATGAAAAGATTCAAACGGTGGAGGAATACAACAATTTCTAATCTCAGAAAACATGTCCTCATTTCAACCTGCCATTCGGTTCTGGACATGTCAATCACAATACTTCCTTaactttctatatatatttatatatcctTTGTACGAAATCTGTTTTTTTGAAgttggaaaaagagaaaagacccAGAGTCTTTGAGGAGGGGGTCTTTTGACAAGTCCCAAGCTTGCAGTCTGCCTCAgagtacaacaaaaaaagtgtctgGTGTTTGTCAAGTCAGTCTGTATGCATTGTCCTTGATCATATATTTGTCCCACGATGCCCCGCCCATTCTCAGTTCCATTGGAAACTGGTCACCACTGCATCCAGATTTGTTTCCATAAGTCTTTTGGGGAAAGGTGGAGAGGGCAGTGAaggggagagtggagggagaCGTGGGAGGAGTCATCAGCAGTGTTTACGGTGTGGTCTCTCAGAGGCATACTATTGCCCCTGCCTGCCCCGGCCGCACCTCCCCTCACATCAGGAAGGTGCTCCAGAGTGAGGGAAAGCAGGAGGTGGGGACTTGTGTcgtaagagaggagggaggttgGCTCTGCCACTCTCCCGTGTTCAGCAGTCAGGGGCAAGGCCCCCCTCCTTtgcccctcctctctgtgaGGAATAATAAAAAGGAGGGCCGCTACTACGGCGATTGTGTGGCTGGACTGCTTTGGGCAGAGCTAGGGGACAGACTGGGGCTGCAGCTGCCCGGGGGGGCACCACTGGGCCGGCCGCCTGCGGCACCGCTTTCCAAGCCCTCAGAGTTCTCCAGCATCTCCTGGATGAGAGGGGGCATGGAGCCGGGGATCTCCATCTTCAAGGTGATGACACGCTCAGCTCCTGCAGGGAAGGTTGGAGAGAGAAATATTAATATGACATGAGCGATCATTTAAAATCGAATAATCTTTTAGCATTATCCACATATAAACACTTGTGACGAGTGAGAAGCACGGACCTTTAGCGCTGATGCTTCTCAGATCAGTGATCTTCATCAGCATCTTGGGGAACATGTGCGGTTTGtggggcctcctcctccttacgTAAATCTTCAACGCCTCCAGGAGGGGCTCCTGCAGGATGTCCACCTTCTCTGCCTGTTCCAAGTCCTGACGATCTGTAGCGAAACGCACCAAATGTGTAAATGATCGGCTACTGTCATAATCACAGTTAGCCACTAGGTGGTGCTCAATGAAAGAGCACAGCAGAGCCACCCTACTGTCATTTTATCTAGAGACATGGGTGGCACTCAGGGGTGACACTCAGTCTCAATGGTTCATTAAAGCGATAACCTGGAATTTCAATTGGCAAAGAGTGTTCAGTAAGTGTTGCGGTGACTCGCCTCCACACAGCAGACAGATGGCGCTGAGCAGACCCGTCTCTGCATCATCCATCTCCAGAGGAAGGAGCTGGTTGGCAAAGGCAAAAACCAGGTCGGTAAGGGGGCCGAAGCCGGCATTGTGCATCTGGGTTCGGTTTAGCGTGAGTCCATCTGAGAAAGTCATGGTGTCCTGCTCTGGTGTGTAGCGTGTACAGATCCGGAGTATCTGGTGATGGCGGAGACACAACGGGGCAAATTGGTTAGAAACGTGAACCGCCTCTCCTTCTTTAAACAAAATCAGTTGAGTTAAAATCAGAGAAAAACAATGCGTTGTGCTGCTGTTCTCACCAGGATGTCCAGACAGGCGGCTTTGAGCAGCGTGATCTGGTCAGCGATGGTAAGCGTTGTGAAACCGGGCAGCTGCTTCGCAAACTCCACCGTCTTGATGATGCACTTGGTGGAGAGTTCACTGAACTTGTCCCACAAGTCTACGTCCAACGACACACGTCGTTCTGAGCTGTTAGTCTGGAAGAGGTGGGGAAAGTGTTTAGATATTTCCACAATGAATGTAATTCGTGCAGGTCAAAATAAACGTCAGCTGACAACACATATCGGGGACACACAGCTTGCCAGTGGCGTGCTACTGACCGTAGTGTATTTGCCCAGCTGGCAGAGAGACGGGAACGTTTCCTTGTGCGCCTTGCGAACCCGGTCGATCATCCGCTCCGTGTCGGGACTCAGCACGTAGCTCTCGGTGCACTCCTGTTTcttctcatccttcttcttcttattccgGTCATTCCTTACTGCTACAGGGATGAAACGAGAGGGGCAAATGGCACGATTACCATgggtgtaataataatattctggCTTTAGTGACAAACTTCAGCTCTAGACAGGCTTTTTAATCTCTGATATACAACcttcagtaaaaaacaaatttaTATGGCATTCATTAACCaataaaatctgtacacattgCCTGAAAACGTGTGGCAACATGCGAGCAACAACAAAGTCCTCAGCAGGAAAAGATGCTCTCTCTGCAGCTTCCCTCCTCTCATCCTACGCTACAAGATAAATGTTGTGAGACGGCTCCACGGAGAAGGGCCATGGTAATGGAGGGAAGGAAACCTTGAAATAATCCAATGTGCTTTCCCTCTGGGCGATCTGGCTGAGAATAGTGTGTTCACcccaaatgacaaaaaacaccAGGCGGGGTGTTTAGCATTGGAATCCCATTACAGAGTCCATCCATTTCTCCCATCCGGACTGGGGTGCAGTTTAGCTATGACTgggctgtgtatgtgtgtgtgttgagcggGTGTGGGGGCAGGGGTGCGAGTTGATAAATAGTGGTGGGGGATGGAGATATCCATAAGGCTGACAAATTGCCACAGCTTTCATTAGGGGTCCCTGCTAATCTAATAACATAATATGACAAATAACCTGCCTCTAATGGTTTTAAAAGGGCTCGGCTGCTCAGCCCATACCGGAGAAAAAGAACCTTCcagctttctctttctctctctctcttggttacaacacacactcatattcCCCCTCTCATTTCATTCTCCCCTTTCCAAAATTGTATTTCTTGTGCTTTAAATCATCCCACTTTCCTCATCATCTCTATCAGTTCTCATATCTCTACCTCCCCTCCAGGTACCTGAATTTCCCCCTAGCCGCTGACCTAAGATCAGATTTTGCTTGTCTTAATCCTAACCTTGACCATTAAGGGTGAGAGTGCTCGGGCTGATGggagatcagtgtgtgtgacagaggggCATGGCCCGGGGCCAGGGAGGGATGCACGACTCGGCGCTGCTGCTCATCCATCAGGCCGCACACAGGCCTCCCTGCCTGGGAGAACatgaaggggaggaaggagggggctGGAAGTCTGATGCTGCACGATGTTATTGCTAAGCGCTGCTCGGTATAACAACAAGAGAAGAGGACCCTGCTGTGCAGATAGAGCATGGTACCACCAGCGTTTTGTTGGTACTCATGGGGTCGACTAGTGGAGTCACCAAAACACACGAGGATATGCGGCAAGAAACTCCCAAATGATACAGTACGTTACGATGCTATCGCTTCTCACTACCATTTACTTCAATGAGCTTTTTCTGTCTTAATTGGAGAGGGAACACCCTCTTAAGCAACCgtcagcttttgaaaaatgtaaacggCTGAACATATTTGGGACAGGCATGCTTGTGGCGCTGATTGGGGATCTGTGCTCTCTCTGCCataggggagggggagagggggggcaaCACAGTTGATGTCCAATTAATTCACAAATAAAAGTGGGGCATCCCTAGCGCCCAGACATTACCCGCGCTGACAAATTGGCAGTACAATCATAAGCTGCACAACACAATTTAATGAAGTCATTAAAGAACTATTAGGCACGACTGACGATCTGTCATGGCGAATTGCCACATGCAATAacacttgggggggggggggggggaagggagggagcgaaaatgaaagaagaaatactgtcttgcttttttattatgtgcacatttgatgtttgtgtgcgcgtgtgccaACTTCAAGCAACGCATCGTTCAAAATTCATTATGAGAATACGAATGCTAATGGAGGAACGTGCATCCTGGATTGTTTGCGGTTCGGTGTTCATTGCATAAAAATGATTTACAGGAGCCGGTGTGTAACGTATACAGAATACTGTgacagcgcgcacacacacacatagagccatCACTCAATCATTTGTTCTCATTGTGGATTTCAGCTGCAGTGTGCAGTTAATGGACAATTTCTGTAAGTGcatctgtgtgggtgtgtgtgtatgtgtgtgtgtacaagacagagagaggtgggCAGACAGGGATAATTCGTGTGAGGAAAATTAAAGCGCTGGCAGCTCGTCCATCACACAGATTAAATTCAATGGAAAgataaaaatgtcaatgttccccctgctcctgctgctcgcAGCGCAGAGCCACCGTCGACAGTGATGaaactttctccctctccctgtcctCCAGCCTCTCTCATCCCCCCCACCACCTTCTGCTCTCTCTACACTAGATTTCCATTCTCACTCACACTGAGTTCAATATTCTTTCCTTGCACAGCCTTCATCTTTCTCTACTATCCTGCCTTTCTGGCTGATGTTATCCTCACGCTGCACTGTTCTCCATCATTCTTTGCTCCATCTTATTTAACTTTTATTGCTTTCTCTATCGCTGAATAACACCTTCCTCGAGGAACACGTGGGCGATAGCTCTGTGAGGGGGAGGGGATGATAAAAGTGAGGGAGGTGCTGAGGTATGGTGGCTGGTCTGAACTCAATTCAGTTTCAAGGATTGTGCAACTGAaccagaacaaaagaaaagaaaagataaggGAAATGTTCGTGTTTTATACTGCAGAATTGTGTGAACCCAATGTTGGGAATCACTGAACTGGCTTATTGATTAAACACTGGTATTCGATCGGTACCTAAAGCCCAGGTATCATCATCAGGACTGAAGAAGTCCAATTGGTGCATCCCTCACGTTAACCTTCATTCTGACCATACGTCTTGGTCTTCTACTGTCAGGTGGATGATAATGTGGCACCAGGCTTACAGGCGTTTCCCTTGTAGCCCTCCACTTGCTCCtaacaccaccaccccccccccatcgtCCTGAGGCTGTCTTGCTTGGCATTGCCACCTGGCAGCGGGCCTGGCACTATCGTCTGGAGCTGTCTGCCCACAGACACAAGGTCACCCGGACGTCCCCCGGTGCTAGCAGGGGGTCCACcttctgcgagtgtgtgtgtgtgtgtgtgtgtgtgtgtgtgtgtgtgtgtgtgagagagacagagagttcATGGTGTGTAAGTGGAGCTGTCCGGGTGCATTTCTGTTAGAGACGTTTTATTCATatcagtttgtgtttgtcacCTTGCATGTGCATaatttgagtgtgtgcgtgaccTTACGCACAAGCATGcatttccgtgtgtgtgtgtgtgtttgtgtgtgtgtgtgtttgtgtgttctcgTGTGTATGAagaggggcagagagactgCCTGCTGGCTCCAGATGGCCAGCCTCTCCTTCCTCACCAGTCCGGACCAGTTTCACTCGCCAAAGTCACTGCTGAGGACACAGGGCGGGCCATCGGCGCACGAAATGATTACAAATCGGAAAAGGGCATTGCTGTTCAACTGAAAGCGAGGGTGTCTCGAAATCTATCCGATAACCCACATGTCAAGCCTTCATATCATTCAGAAAACCATGGTAGCGTTTTTGACTTGTTCAGTATCAGATATTCACCACTAGATGGCTCCCCAACTCCAGTCTATCGCTCCTGCGTGTGCTGTgcgtgcctctgtgtgtgtttctgtgtaaaaGAGCTGGCTGCTGTGATCCTTCTAACCATGATTAATGGCCCCATTCAAAGGTAAGGAGCTCAGAGGATAACTTCTTTACTGTAAGCCACAGTGCTGTGCCATagggagtgctccctgcactcgCTGTACCAGAAAGATGAGGTAAATAGCGGTGGGAAGACAGGAGGCAGAGGGATGGAGCAATGAGTTTAAACAACCctatgagaggaggagaggtgctACACTTTGTCTCCATATGCTTATTCATAATACATGTTCGATTACTAAGCATTTATCGTTATTCATGACTACAAACGTGGTCCCCTACACACATTCTGGCAACGTGTAAAATAATAgcaagtgtgtgtctttgtgtataaCAGCGTATGAAAACCCTGCTGGCCTCTGAGTTCTCTGCGGTCACACCTCTTCCAATTACTTTATCAAGTCTGACTGACTGCCTGCGCTCcgcgtatgtatgtgtgtgtgtgcgtgcgtgcgagcgTGCGTGTTCACACAGCCCCCGGGGTGCAATGATGGGAGCAGACGCCTGCTCTTTCACTCTCGGCAGGTGAGAACATATTCATCACAGAGTCCTGCCAAGCCTGGCGACACCCTGACTGTTATTGCCACTCTGCATCACGGCTGCCCTTTGTCTTGCTCTTACAGTGGATATTCTcttcaaaatacacacacacacaaaataataaatagataaaaaatCAACTAAAAGCATCAATGTGTGAGGAATGAATCGTAAAAGCTTTGATTTCACTCCGACTTTGTTTTGATAGGCGTCAAAAGGTCACAGAAGTTTCTCAGAAAAAGGACCAAAACTGACAGGATACGGTCACCACCGGGTGCagtcttaaataaataataaattaagtGCAACAGTCATACTTGTGTCACCGCCAAAGCTGATATGTGTGTGGATCAATAATGAACGCTTATGCAATGTCAAATGCTGCGGCTTAAGACGTCCTGCAGTGGTAACAATCATGCCAGCCCCTGTGGGATAAAACAACGAGGATGAGATCTGTGCGTGTCCCTAAGAGCCTTGTGGGAGGTGCAGGGAGTTGTGGGAAACAGTTTTTATACTCACACTCCTTGGACATCCCGACTTCCAGGCACTTCTGCAGCCGACAGTACTGGCAGCGGTTGCGGGTGACTTTGTTGATGATGCAGTTCTTCTCTCGGTGACAAGTGTACACCATGTTCTTCTGGATGCTTCTCCGAAAAAAGCCCTGTGTGACAGAAAGACAGCGGCGATAATGAGAGAGGACTGGTGTTTGGCAGTGGGATGACTGCCATTGAGGATTATCTTCGCAAATAGCTAAATTACGTGGCAATTAAAGCTGTACTATTGTCTGTTCTGTGGGTGTACATCCATATTACTGCTTTTAAAATTGTTAGAGGGTTTGCTTTGTGCAATCTATCGTCTCGTGTTTACTGTGTCCCTTTTCATCTGgtcccaacaacaacaacaacagcaacaaaaaataacTAACTTACTTGCAAGGTTAAGGAACGAAATTAAAAAGAGGCCACGCAGATTGGCCACATGCAGCTGCAGTTAAGAGGCAATAAACAAACACTTAAATCCTTAAAACGGCTTATTCCGGGACATGATCTAGACAGAAAGGAAGAATCAGTGAATTGTCACCATCTCATGAGGTCCCCCTGCTCAGACAGGCCCACCACAACACTAACATTCATATGAAGATGTTTCAGGTCTGAAAAGCTTTGGGGGCAAAAGGCACAGGGCCATAGAACTGTGGCCTAGTTTACACAGCCAGAAATAAGCAATTCTAGATCCAGGCCAAGCGTGTATtattagagagacagagagaatacATACAGCGTTGTGTAAGAACAAAAAAGGAATCCCTACTTTTCTGGATTTGCCTGTTTAATCCAACTAGatcaaagaaaatacattttaaaaatctagTCCATGCGCTTAAGAATGAGGATACATTATAATGAGCTCAACTCTGGTCACTGAGCTGGAATGAGAGATCTTTGGGGAGGCCAACTATGTTTTTGATTGCACAAAACAAGACATAGAAACAGAGCAAATTAGCTCTCCGTGATAGAGGAGATAAAAGAAAATCCATGCTTTTATTCTGCCTAATACCTTGCAACTCCAATGAAATCATTGTTGAACTCTGTGACCTTAAACATCCCTTGAgtcaaaaagatgaaaaaaaaagggggttatGCAAATCAGTGCTCAGCAAGCGAGGCTCGGGATAAATGTAATAAAGGTCACTGTCAGTATTTATGTGACACAGTGGGACATGGTTTATGTTGTGGTGGGTGGGAGGGGCTAGTTGGGGAGAGAGGGGTAGCTTCCAGGGAGCCCCATCCCATGTCGAGGGATTAGCTCTGCTAGCCGACAGATGGCCGGTGGACATAAGCCCACAATTTGTCTCTCCTGGATCACCAGCCTCTTCTCACATCTCCACTCCACCACCACAGAGTGGACGTGGATCAGGCTTCTAACGAACTAGTGACCGTTTAGAAGACACATGATAGACTTTGCTTCCAGCTCGTAGAGGAAGCGTTACACCCGTAACCCTTTTCAACAAGGCCTCACATCTGCTTTCCAACCGGCTGTCGGTATACAAACACGTTTTTAATGATTGGCCTTTGATGGCATTCTCATCAAAGGCCTGCTTTTCATGCACCATTTCCAGTGTAGAAATAAAAGGGATGTACCTCCAACAGACCCCTCCAAACTGTGAAGACCTGCTGTCTCCCTACAGGGCTGTAAGGCCTGAACAAACAACAATGGAGAGAACAGGGCTTGTAGTTTGACGTTAATTCTCGCTGCTGATGCGGAGGGATATGTctgtgttctttgtgtgtgcctgtatcACGTGCCCTTTGATCCGACGGTGCCGTGACCCTGACCCTAGTGTCGCAGGGGATTGACCTATCACGAGGCTCAGGTGCCCCCTGGCAGCACCTCCTGATTGGCCGTTGCTGCCGGCTCGTGGGCCGGTCGATTGTTCCtgccccttccccccctcccctctttttaGGAGTCATTGCTTCCTGCGGCCCTTAAGCCTCTTTTTGTATCACCGCTTAATCCACCCGGCGACAAGAGCCCTCAGCGGGCCTGTCAGCCACCCTGCAGCGTTTAGAGATGAGAGCCGCGAGAAGAgcgagagggtgagagggatgAAAAAGAGGAGCGAACGCCGAACGGCAACAGAACATACATGCCCCCGTCTGTCATTGTGCTCTTGAATTCACGGCTGGCTACCTCGTGTGCGTTATGAGACTCGTGCACATAGGAGTGTGTCAGTGCTTTCGACTTTGCATGCGTGTGAGGAAATGCTTTATTAAGGAGGGAAGCAGGGGGGAGTATCGGGTTGGCGAGGGAAGCACAGGAATCCTCTTTTACGTGACTTTCACACTGGGCTCGGATTAAGAGTGCGTTCCCAGCCTCCCGTTGCGTCcgtgcatgcgcgtgtgtgtgcttgcgatAGTGTGTGTGGCCCTGCTTCTATTACGAAGCGCTATTGCTACAGCCCACACATTAGTAAAGACGGATTCTTGGTGAGAAGGCtgaaaaacacagcaaacaggGGACAGTCTTGCTAAAAGCGGTGGTTGGGGACTTTGGAAATATGGTCGCTTCCCTTCCCATTGCAGTAGATACCAGGAGGAAGGATTGCCGGCTGCGCACTGCCGTGCCTCcaagacaaaaacataaacatgagggggtgtgcatgcatatttaatgtttaaGTGTTAATATCTGGAGGGGAAAAGAAGTGCAATGCCGGCGAGTATGTGCAGGCGGTGGAAAACTTAAACAACAAACGAATGAGCCGTCTCCGAGAAGCAGAGCTCAACAtctccctcctgtttcctctgttCGCCACAGCCCCCAGGAAACGCCTTTGTAGTTTGGCGTGCTGCAGCAAAGCCGATACTGCTAACCCTCAACTTACCCCAGTCCCAGATGAGACAACCATATACATTCACGTGCCTGTAGTGTTGAATTATTGAGTGCGCTATACCAAGTCGTCTCCTCTGAAGTCTCCTGAATTTCTCAAATTAGCACTGCGGGTGTGGAGCCGGCTCACGGACAGGGCGCCACGAGCTTCTGAACTTGGGACGCTGTCATAGTTTTTCGCCAACATCGCCGACGATTATGATGCCGAACAGTGGTATTGTTGCATTCCTCGGTGGCGTTGACGCGGCAAAATTAATCAGAGATTAAAGCTTTCATATTTTAGCTGCGGTGCTTTAACGCTCCATTATTGTTCTAAAATACTATGCAACGCGCAATTAAATGCTGGCTGATAAAACAACAACTACTTTGGCACATTGGGGAGAATAGCCACAATAAGCTGATCACTGAGCTGGGATCACTAAGGGGAAACAACTAATTACTCAAGGTTACAGCGCTTTTATTGTTTGCCCTCCATCTATGTTTATCACATTGTTGCAGagattttacatttgtttaagtGTCAGACTGTTGTGCATTTAAAATGCCTCTCGTGTCTCCTGAGCCTCATATCAAGATGTGAAGACACCAGTTAGCAATAATGCTGGTGACCACTTACAACTACACAACCATCGGCTCCGCCTGAGGCGATATGAGCTGTGTTTACCACAGAACCAATTTCATACTTCTATATCggtcgaacacacacacacacacacacacacacacagacacacacacacacacactctctctctctcaccacgGGCTGTGATTTAGTGTTTATAATCTCACGTATTTCCCCATTTAATCAGATGCTATTAGACGATGGGGAGCACCGTTAAGGGGACACAGTAAGAGCACTTTGGGGCTTGAAATGGCCGCAGAGTTGCCGCATACCTTTTGAGACCAATGCTGTTTAATAAACCTGAAAACAAATTGCAAGGATTCACCATGGACACATCTCCTGCCCGTGCTAAACCGTTTAGAAACACAAAATCTGGAAGTATTTAGAAACACTAGTGCAGAAACAAGTTTAAACCCGATTACATGAGGGAAAGAATTGGAGCATCACACTGCACATTATCTCGACAAGGGCAGCCTCTCCCAGTATGCACACGCCTCGACAGTCGAGATTATGTtgaacatattatatatttgggGTAGTCAATTTGAAAATATTCTACGGTTCCACAGGACTCACGGGGCAGCAGCAGTTTAGCCGCCCTGTAAAACAGCAGAGGGGTCAGCCTTCACTTCGTTTGTTAAGTTTTTATTGTGCGTTTGGGGACCGGGTTGAGTTTTGTGGATCACTCGGAGGGTTAAGTGTTTGTATGGATGAACCCTTGCTTTCCTGTATCCTCATTTCTTTGTGCATCGTCtcattatccccccccccccccccttcccccgcGTGCTCTGTTGCGCTGATCGTCTTTCTTTCGATGTCAATGAGTTCAGCCTTGGCCCCTGTACCCAGTCAGCCTGATCTGCTGCCCCTTCAACAATCCCCACGTCTCTCTTTTTAGCTGTTCATGCCTCTCAGAGCGGTCTGCTCTTTCACTCCCACTATCTCACTCCCTGCAGTTTCTCCCGTATCGTTTTGTCTGCACTTTTACATTCCCCCTGCCGCTGCCTCCTGACGTCTCCAGCCTGGCTCTTTCTCGATGCCTTACCCCGGTCCTTCCGCAGCACTCCTATCCCTGCACATATGGCAACACATACAGACCACAGTATTGGTCGATAAGTCAAAGGGTCTAGCCGGCACCTGTCACGCCCTGCCTCCCTTCATCAAACTACTCCCTACCTCCTCTTGCTATACACAGGGCTGTTGGTACCATACAATACATATTGCAAAGAGGATTTACACACTCCTGTTTGTGTTAAGACTctacaacaaaagaaaacaaggtgGTTTGTGAAATGTTGACATTGTGGATTTATAAAGTTTGCACCTGGCAGTAAAATTACATTAGATTCCACAGATCCACCCGTCTCATCTCTACCCACCTCTGAGCTTACACAACTCTGGCTCTGTGCCTTGGGAGGAGCGAGATAAAGCGGCCTGCTCACACGAGCAGGAGaacatgtatgcatgcacacagcAACTAGCAACTGATAACAGAGCCGATGGTGGGCTATAAGGCCTCTCCAGCACCTGTATAACATGGCTGTATTGATAACAGACGGCCGAGTGGACACGTCAGCAAAGCTGATATGAGTGAACCCACATGGCTGACAAAGTTTCACATACTGCACATGATTAGACGCAGGTCCATCATATACCTTATCTGCTTTACAACGTGAGCAGATTTAGGTTGAAAGAGCCGATTTTGCACATTGTCCAGGTCATATTGATGATTAGGCAATTCATATAGCAGCCGATGCCAAGTAAATGATTCCCCGTGAAAAGGTAGTCAATTCTGACTCATTTCCCACATTAAAAAGGGGCAATATACGGGAAACCAATATTTGCTCTGTAACGATCCAGTGGATTATTGtccacctgagcagagaatgaagtcgctctccctctccttgtgTTGCTAtcagagcttctccttgctCTATTGACATTGGCCGCatgtgcttttagtgcatgtcaGCATGCTCCACGGTGGCTAGCTCACggccgccgctctgcactgctctcagaTGACGGTTACGGTTGATAACGGCATCGCCGTGTACCCGGCTCAGCCGTTTCCATGTCGAGACGCAATCAAGATGCTGCCAAACTCacatttagcacctttaaattCCAGCAttaaacactgaaaaaaaaacaaaggatgTGAAATACTCAAAATGAGCCGCCTTATCATTTTTATCATCTCAGCTTAGCCTGTGTAGACCCGAGTGCACATTTTCCTCTACAAATCACATGAAGGTTACAAGATGGCCGAAACGTCTTGCTTGCTTGGCAGATTCAGAGTAAGGCTGGAGGTCTCACCTTGCAGCCCTCACAGGCGCTGACACCGTAGTGGTACCCCGAGGACTTGTCCTGGCACACAAAGCAGGGCTTGTAGACGCGGGGCGGCGGCGGAGGTGATGGCGGGCTTGGCACTATCTCCTCTGAGCTGGTAC includes:
- the raraa gene encoding retinoic acid receptor alpha-A isoform X3; the protein is MAGKGNPLPGPHLNGFPMPTYSYFFPHMLGSLSPPALAGLPLSGYSTPSPATIETQSTSSEEIVPSPPSPPPPPRVYKPCFVCQDKSSGYHYGVSACEGCKGFFRRSIQKNMVYTCHREKNCIINKVTRNRCQYCRLQKCLEVGMSKESVRNDRNKKKKDEKKQECTESYVLSPDTERMIDRVRKAHKETFPSLCQLGKYTTTNSSERRVSLDVDLWDKFSELSTKCIIKTVEFAKQLPGFTTLTIADQITLLKAACLDILILRICTRYTPEQDTMTFSDGLTLNRTQMHNAGFGPLTDLVFAFANQLLPLEMDDAETGLLSAICLLCGDRQDLEQAEKVDILQEPLLEALKIYVRRRRPHKPHMFPKMLMKITDLRSISAKGAERVITLKMEIPGSMPPLIQEMLENSEGLESGAAGGRPSGAPPGSCSPSLSPSSAQSSPATQSP
- the raraa gene encoding retinoic acid receptor alpha-A isoform X1; amino-acid sequence: MMYESVDVVGLNPSPNPFLMMDYYNQSRGCLIPEKGLVPGAPHPYSTSIRNQHWNGSNHSIETQSTSSEEIVPSPPSPPPPPRVYKPCFVCQDKSSGYHYGVSACEGCKGFFRRSIQKNMVYTCHREKNCIINKVTRNRCQYCRLQKCLEVGMSKESVRNDRNKKKKDEKKQECTESYVLSPDTERMIDRVRKAHKETFPSLCQLGKYTTTNSSERRVSLDVDLWDKFSELSTKCIIKTVEFAKQLPGFTTLTIADQITLLKAACLDILILRICTRYTPEQDTMTFSDGLTLNRTQMHNAGFGPLTDLVFAFANQLLPLEMDDAETGLLSAICLLCGDRQDLEQAEKVDILQEPLLEALKIYVRRRRPHKPHMFPKMLMKITDLRSISAKGAERVITLKMEIPGSMPPLIQEMLENSEGLESGAAGGRPSGAPPGSCSPSLSPSSAQSSPATQSP
- the raraa gene encoding retinoic acid receptor alpha-A isoform X2 yields the protein MMYESVDVVGLNPSPNPFLMMDYYNQSRGCLIPEKGLVPGAPHPYSTSIRNQHWNGSNHSIETQSTSSEEIVPSPPSPPPPPRVYKPCFVCQDKSSGYHYGVSACEGCKGFFRRSIQKNMVYTCHREKNCIINKVTRNRCQYCRLQKCLEVGMSKELRNDRNKKKKDEKKQECTESYVLSPDTERMIDRVRKAHKETFPSLCQLGKYTTTNSSERRVSLDVDLWDKFSELSTKCIIKTVEFAKQLPGFTTLTIADQITLLKAACLDILILRICTRYTPEQDTMTFSDGLTLNRTQMHNAGFGPLTDLVFAFANQLLPLEMDDAETGLLSAICLLCGDRQDLEQAEKVDILQEPLLEALKIYVRRRRPHKPHMFPKMLMKITDLRSISAKGAERVITLKMEIPGSMPPLIQEMLENSEGLESGAAGGRPSGAPPGSCSPSLSPSSAQSSPATQSP